A genomic stretch from Diprion similis isolate iyDipSimi1 chromosome 1, iyDipSimi1.1, whole genome shotgun sequence includes:
- the LOC124408535 gene encoding cell division cycle 5-like protein produces the protein MPRIMIKGGVWRNTEDEILKAAVMKYGKNQWSRIASLLHRKSAKQCKARWFEWLDPSIKKTEWSREEDEKLLHLAKLMPTQWRTIAPIIGRTAAQCLERYEYLLDQAQKKEEGEDAADDPRKLKPGEIDPNPETKPARPDPKDMDEDELEMLSEARARLANTQGKKAKRKAREKQLEEARRLAALQKRRELRAAGITVSQKHKRKRGVNYNTEIPFEKRPALGFYDTSIEHVDPLAADFSRMRQQHLDGELRQEKEEMERRKDKQKLKQRKENDIPMGMLNNQEPVKKRSKLVLPEPQISDQELQQVVKLGRASEVAREVATESGVTLSDSLLADYSLTPNAAATPRTPAATDRILQEAQNVMALTHVDTPLKGGLNTPLHSSDFSSVLPANNVVATPNTVLATPFRSQRTDSTPTNSFNTPTSLRSQAGALVPTPVRDKLSINPEEGLEGSETPALQKQVKEQLRAGLSTLPTPRNDYEIVVPEGEGDDEKGNESSDNIVEDQADIDARRQQEIIEQQKRDLAQRSQVIQRDMPRPVDINMNILRPLMDTPLTDLQRAEELIKREMITMLQYDSLENPVSTVTKRGSSSSIVQATAFLEQHPYVDYDPEELTQARKLLEQEMAVVREGMAHGELSLDAYSTVWEECLSQILYLENQKRYTRATLASKKDRVEACERKLEENRVHMTGEAKRAAKMEKKLKILTGGYQTRAQGLSKQIHDLWEQIEQAHLELSTFKFLQAQEEAAVPRRLNALMEDVNRQTDRERILQNKFAELQDQLQQLQV, from the exons ATGCCGCGTATAATGATAAAAGGAGGTGTTTGGCGCAACACCGAA GATGAAATTCTCAAAGCAGCGGTTATGAAATATGGTAAAAATCAATGGTCACGTATAGCCTCACTCCTACACAGAAAGTCTGCTAAACAATGTAAAGCAAGATGGTTCGAGTGGCTGGATCccagtataaaaaaaacagaatggAGTCGAGAGGAAGACGAGAAGCTATTGCATCTGGCAAAGTTGATGCCGACACAATGGCGTACCATAGCTCCAATTATCGGACGTACAGCTGCCCAATGTTTGGAACGCTACGAATATTTGCT agatcaagctcaaaaaaaagaagaaggagaagatgCAGCTGACGATCCTCGCAAATTAAAACCGGGTGAAATTGATCCAAATCCAGAGACAAAACCTGCTCGCCCTGATCCAAAAGATATGGACGAAGATG AACTTGAAATGCTATCGGAGGCCCGAGCTAGACTGGCAAATACTCAAGGTAAAAAGGCTAAGCGTAAGGCCAGGGAGAAGCAGTTAGAAGAAGCCAGACGGTTGGCGGCACTTCAGAAACGAAGAGAATTACGAGCTGCTGGAATTACAGTGTCTCAGAAACATAAACGCAAACGTGGCGTAAACTACAACACTGAAATACCATTCGAAAAACGGCCAGCGCTTGGTTTTTATGATACATCAATAGAACATGTCGATCCTCTGGCAGCTGACTTTTCCAGAATGCGTCAACAACATTTAGATGGAGAGCTGAGGCAAGAAAAGGAGGAG ATGGAGCGACGTAAAGACAAGCAAAAGCTcaagcaaagaaaagaaaatgatattcCAATGGGAATGCTAAACAATCAAGAACCAGTCAAAAAGAGGAGTAAGCTGGTTTTGCCAGAGCCACAGATATCTGATCAAGAATTACAACAAGTCGTCAAGCTTGGTAGAGCTTCTGAG GTGGCTCGAGAAGTTGCTACAGAAAGTGGAGTGACACTATCCGATAGCTTATTGGCAGACTATTCTCTGACTCCAAATGCAGCAGCAACTCCTCGCACACCAGCTGCTACAGACAGAATTCTCCAGGAGGCTCAAAATGTGATGGCTTTGACCCATGTTGACACACCTCTAAAAG GTGGTTTGAATACACCGCTACACAGTTCAGATTTCAGCAGTGTTTTACCTGCTAATAACGTTGTGGCTACACCAAATACCGTATTGGCAACCCCATTCCGCTCACAACGGACTGATAGTACTCCTACAAATTCGTTCAATACGCCAACATCTTTACGAAGTCAAGCTGGAGCTCTGGTACCGACACCTGTTCGTGATAAACTGAGTATCAATCCAGAAGAGGGACTGGAAGGTTCAGAGACCCCTGCTCTCCAGAAACAG gtGAAAGAACAGCTACGTGCTGGTTTGAGTACTTTACCCACACCTCGAAATGATTATGAAATAGTTGTTCCTGAAGGCGAAGGAGATGACGAAAAAGGAAATGAGTCTTCAGACAATATAGTCGAGGATCAAGCTGACATTGATGCTAGACGTCAACAGGAAATAATTGAGCAAC aaaaaAGGGATCTTGCTCAAAGATCACAAGTGATCCAACGAGATATGCCCAGACCCGTAGACATCAATATGAACATCTTAAGACCACTTATGGATACTCCACTAACAGACTTGCAGAGG gctgaagaattaataaagagagaaatgaTCACAATGCTTCAGTACGACTCACTAGAAAACCCAGTGAGTACAGTTACCAAGCGAGGATCAAGTTCTTCAATTGTACAAGCCACTGCATTTCTGGAACAGCATCCCTATGTCGACTACGATCCAGAAGAACTTACTCAA GCTCGTAAACTTTTGGAGCAGGAAATGGCAGTCGTGCGGGAAGGAATGGCACATGGAGAGCTAAGTTTAGATGCCTACTCTACAGTCTGGGAAGAATGTCTGTCACag ATTCTATATCTGGAGAATCAGAAGCGATACACAAGAGCTACTTTAGCTTCGAAGAAAGATAGGGTTGAAGcatgtgaaagaaaattagaagaaaaccGTGTGCATATGACTGGGGAAGCAAAACGTGCCGCCAAAATGGAGAAGAAGCTCAAAATATTGACTGGAGGCTATCAG ACACGTGCACAAGGATTATCGAAACAAATACACGACTTATGGGAACAAATCGAACAGGCTCACCTTGAATTGTCAACTTTCAAATTCCTCCAAGCGCAAGAAGAAGCTGCAGTACCAAGACGACTGAATGCGCTCATGGAAGACGTCAATAGGCAAACTGATCGAGAACGTATCttgcaaaataaatttgcTGAACTTCAAGATCAGTTGCAACAGTTACAAGTGTAA
- the LOC124408546 gene encoding chromatin assembly factor 1 subunit B isoform X2 — protein MVVEFVGDLSRHQKAVNVVRFSPSGEILASGDDESAIMLWRERGEFEPPPLAGDDTSQNKEQWNLWKILRGHVEDVYDLSWSPDSNFLVSGSVDNTAILWDVEKGRSIGILSDHKGFVQGVSWDPSNQYVCTLSTDRQCRLFDINTKKTVQRVSKAKIPTPANHPLKDKTVRLFYDDTFQSFFRRLTFSPDGLLIIAPSGIIEPQESSEKLSNATIIFSRHNIKEPIVVLPSLEQFTVAVRCCPIYFKLREDGPVSMIGIPYRIVFAVATKSSILIYDTQQESPIAIISNIHYTRLTDIAWSSDGRLLVVSSTDGYCSIIHFQDGELGTVYESSLVNVKDTTEMKPVHSNSSKSKRKTNNAEKTEFIIDMCSDAMDIDITKPMKASDPSEEANNGNKDDELTKNVKDTKSTDVDDAVFEETEDIKLVYTEESNTENISDTVKKTPPKPIVPNVITAKTPRRVQLITLSSPRSGKKN, from the exons ATGGTGGTGGAGTTTGTTGGGGATTTGAGTCGCCATCAGAAGGCAGTTAATGTTGTAAGATTTTCTCCCTCGGGTGAAATCCTTGCATCTGGTGATGACG AGTCTGCGATAATGTTATGGAGAGAACGTGGTGAATTTGAACCTCCGCCACTCGCAGGGGATGATACAAGTCAGAATAAAGAACAATGGAATTTATGGAAAATCCTTCGAGGCCACGTCGAGGATGTTTACGATTTGAGCTGGTCACCAGATTCAAATTTCTTAGTCTCTGGCTCCGTTGATAATACTGCCATACTGTGGGATGTTGAGAAGGGGCGAAGCATAGGTATATTATCAGATCACAAAGGATTTGTTCAAGGAGTTTCATGGGATCCGTCGAATCAATATGTGTGCACATTAAGCACAGACAG ACAATGCCGTTTATTTGATATTAAcacaaaaaaaactgttcaGCGTGTCAGTAAGGCCAAGATTCCCACGCCGGCCAATCACCCACTGAAAGACAAAACCGTGCGTTTGTTTTATGATGACACGTTTCAATCCTTCTTCAGACGACTTACGTTTTCACCTGATGGTTTATTGATTATTGCACCGTCTGGCATTATTGAACCCCAAGAATCTTCAGAAAAGTTGTCTAAtgcaacaattattttttccaggCATAATATCAAGGA gccTATAGTAGTGCTGCCGTCTTTGGAACAATTCACAGTAGCTGTACGTTGTTGTCCTATTTATTTTAAGTTGAGAGAAGATGGCCCGGTATCGATGATAGGAATTCCTTATAGAATAGTATTTGCAGTTGCTACAAAAAGTTCCATCCTCATATATGACACTCAACAAGAGTCTCCAATTGCAATAATCTCGAACATTCATTATACGAGATTGACAGACATTGCGTG GTCGTCCGACGGACGTCTTTTAGTCGTTTCTTCGACGGACGGTTATTGttcaataattcatttccAAGACGGAGAATTGGGAACTGTGTATGAATCTAGTTTGGTAAACGTGAAAGACACGACAGAAATGAAACCTGTACATTCAAATTCATCTAAATCAAAGCGTAAGACTAATAATGCCGAGAAGACTGAATTCATTATTGATATGTGCAGTGACGCAATGGATATCGACATTACAAAACCTATGAAAGCATCTGACCCTAGCGAAGAAGCGAATAATGGTAATAAAGATGATGAACTTACGAAAAACGTAAAAGATACAAAGTCGACGGATGTTGATGACGCAGTTTTTGAAGAAACGGAGGATATAAAACTTGTATATACAGAAGAAAGTAACACAGAGAATATAAGTGACACTGTTAAAAAAACACCACCAAAACCAATCGTTCCTAATGTGATAACAGCTAAAACTCCACGCAGAGTACAGCTTATCACACTCTCGAGTCCAAGAAGTGGGAAGAAGAATTGA
- the LOC124408546 gene encoding chromatin assembly factor 1 subunit B isoform X1, giving the protein MKCTIPEISWHNRDPVLSIDLKPGVNKTPDGKIFWRLATGGADSHVLIWHLTVNEVGAMVVEFVGDLSRHQKAVNVVRFSPSGEILASGDDESAIMLWRERGEFEPPPLAGDDTSQNKEQWNLWKILRGHVEDVYDLSWSPDSNFLVSGSVDNTAILWDVEKGRSIGILSDHKGFVQGVSWDPSNQYVCTLSTDRQCRLFDINTKKTVQRVSKAKIPTPANHPLKDKTVRLFYDDTFQSFFRRLTFSPDGLLIIAPSGIIEPQESSEKLSNATIIFSRHNIKEPIVVLPSLEQFTVAVRCCPIYFKLREDGPVSMIGIPYRIVFAVATKSSILIYDTQQESPIAIISNIHYTRLTDIAWSSDGRLLVVSSTDGYCSIIHFQDGELGTVYESSLVNVKDTTEMKPVHSNSSKSKRKTNNAEKTEFIIDMCSDAMDIDITKPMKASDPSEEANNGNKDDELTKNVKDTKSTDVDDAVFEETEDIKLVYTEESNTENISDTVKKTPPKPIVPNVITAKTPRRVQLITLSSPRSGKKN; this is encoded by the exons ATGAAGTGTACAATTCCTGAAATATCCTGGCACAATCGCGATCCTGTATTAAGTATTGACCTAAAACCCGGCGTAAATAAGACTCCGGATGGTAAAATATTCTGGCGTTTAGCTACCGGTGGTGCAGATTCTCATGTTCTG ATTTGGCATCTCACAGTAAATGAAGTGGGAGCAATGGTGGTGGAGTTTGTTGGGGATTTGAGTCGCCATCAGAAGGCAGTTAATGTTGTAAGATTTTCTCCCTCGGGTGAAATCCTTGCATCTGGTGATGACG AGTCTGCGATAATGTTATGGAGAGAACGTGGTGAATTTGAACCTCCGCCACTCGCAGGGGATGATACAAGTCAGAATAAAGAACAATGGAATTTATGGAAAATCCTTCGAGGCCACGTCGAGGATGTTTACGATTTGAGCTGGTCACCAGATTCAAATTTCTTAGTCTCTGGCTCCGTTGATAATACTGCCATACTGTGGGATGTTGAGAAGGGGCGAAGCATAGGTATATTATCAGATCACAAAGGATTTGTTCAAGGAGTTTCATGGGATCCGTCGAATCAATATGTGTGCACATTAAGCACAGACAG ACAATGCCGTTTATTTGATATTAAcacaaaaaaaactgttcaGCGTGTCAGTAAGGCCAAGATTCCCACGCCGGCCAATCACCCACTGAAAGACAAAACCGTGCGTTTGTTTTATGATGACACGTTTCAATCCTTCTTCAGACGACTTACGTTTTCACCTGATGGTTTATTGATTATTGCACCGTCTGGCATTATTGAACCCCAAGAATCTTCAGAAAAGTTGTCTAAtgcaacaattattttttccaggCATAATATCAAGGA gccTATAGTAGTGCTGCCGTCTTTGGAACAATTCACAGTAGCTGTACGTTGTTGTCCTATTTATTTTAAGTTGAGAGAAGATGGCCCGGTATCGATGATAGGAATTCCTTATAGAATAGTATTTGCAGTTGCTACAAAAAGTTCCATCCTCATATATGACACTCAACAAGAGTCTCCAATTGCAATAATCTCGAACATTCATTATACGAGATTGACAGACATTGCGTG GTCGTCCGACGGACGTCTTTTAGTCGTTTCTTCGACGGACGGTTATTGttcaataattcatttccAAGACGGAGAATTGGGAACTGTGTATGAATCTAGTTTGGTAAACGTGAAAGACACGACAGAAATGAAACCTGTACATTCAAATTCATCTAAATCAAAGCGTAAGACTAATAATGCCGAGAAGACTGAATTCATTATTGATATGTGCAGTGACGCAATGGATATCGACATTACAAAACCTATGAAAGCATCTGACCCTAGCGAAGAAGCGAATAATGGTAATAAAGATGATGAACTTACGAAAAACGTAAAAGATACAAAGTCGACGGATGTTGATGACGCAGTTTTTGAAGAAACGGAGGATATAAAACTTGTATATACAGAAGAAAGTAACACAGAGAATATAAGTGACACTGTTAAAAAAACACCACCAAAACCAATCGTTCCTAATGTGATAACAGCTAAAACTCCACGCAGAGTACAGCTTATCACACTCTCGAGTCCAAGAAGTGGGAAGAAGAATTGA
- the LOC124408564 gene encoding cysteine and histidine-rich domain-containing protein morgana has translation MSESEAMLHCYNRGCGKKYDPENNKEGDCIHHPGLPVFHDAYKGWSCCNKKCTDFTEFLNIKGCTKAFHTNVKPADPEKPAVDKSKADEIIEVKPLPRNVNQSLPRPSYDSPQVTLIPVVSPALLQQIEGLAVQTTTSTTTQIPIGEMCKRKGCKASYTKTPVDQEPCTHHPGVPIFHEGLKYWSCCQKKTTDFSVFLEQPGCSQGTHLWLNEAKSKTVKCRMDWHQTGGFVVVSIFCKKYQPSRSNVRLNPVRLTVDLYFQEEDSRYELDVELRGVVNVEESSVNMLPTKVEIKLKKAEPGSWAKLETANPTTIQTPPVSQSESEKEESITAQVDAVDLSDL, from the exons ATGTCGGAATCAGAAGCTATGCTGCACTGTTACAATCGTGGTTGTGGTAAAAAATACGATCCTGAAAATAACAAGGAAG GTGACTGCATTCATCATCCTGGACTGCCTGTTTTTCACGACGCCTACAAAGGCTGGTCGtgctgtaataaaaaatgtacagacTTCACGGAATTTCTAAACATCAAAGGCTGCACCAAGGCTTTTCATACAAACGTAAAACCAGCTGACCCGGAAAAACCTGCCGTTGACAAATCGAAAGCGGATGAAATTATTGAAGTTAAACCTCTGCCGAGAAATGTTAACCAAAGCTTGCCCAGACCTTCTTACGACAGCCCTCAAGTTACTTTGATACCTGTTGTATCACCTGCCTTACTTCAACAAATTGAAGGCCTTGCTGTACAGACCACAACGTCCACAACGACTCAAATCCCGATCGGTGAAATGTGTAAACGCAAAGGATGCAAAGCCTCGTATACGAAGACTCCGGTTGACCAAGAACCGTGCACGCATCATCCAGGTGTACCTATTTTTCACGAGGGGCTCAAATATTGGTCATGTTGTCAGAAAAAGACAACAGATTTCAGCGTTTTTCTGGAACAACCTGGCTGTTCTCAGGGAACCCACCTCTGGCTGAACGAG GCTAAGAGCAAAACTGTTAAGTGTCGAATGGATTGGCACCAAACCGGTGGGTTTGTTGTggtttccattttttgtaaaaagtatCAGCCTAGCCGGTCGAATGTTAGATTAAATCCAGTACGATTGACTGTGGATTTGTACTTCCAAGAGGAAGATTCCAGATATGAGCTGGATGTTGAACTCAGAGGG GTAGTCAATGTGGAAGAAAGTAGCGTAAACATGTTGCCGACTaaagtagaaataaaattgaaaaaagctgaACCAGGATCTTGGGCTAAGCTTGAAACCGCAAATCCAACCACGATACAAACACCTCCTGTCTCACAGTCAGAGTCTGAGAAAGAGGAGAGCATTACTGCGCAAGTAGATGCCGTAGACCTCAGTGATCTTTGA